One segment of bacterium DNA contains the following:
- a CDS encoding aldolase/citrate lyase family protein, with product MNAKGQRDPNRLKRDLAAGKVCIGATITINSPVVAEIMSHIGLDWLWFETEHTALNLDNVLTMLQATNGSDVSTVIRVPWNDKTMIKRALDTGPDGIIIPLVNTREEAEYAVRAMKYPPWGERGAGLSRAQCYGLHMGEYLETADEEVMTILMIEHITAVENIENILKVKGVDSVMVGALDLSGSMGILGQTGDQRVEDAIQKVLAACKNDSKPCGIITVSPEQANQRIEQGFTNIILGIDVLYLHGAVQSALEQIKRPSNV from the coding sequence ATGAATGCAAAAGGCCAAAGAGACCCAAACAGATTAAAACGCGATCTTGCAGCTGGAAAGGTTTGTATAGGAGCAACAATTACAATAAACAGTCCTGTAGTAGCGGAGATTATGTCCCATATAGGACTCGACTGGCTGTGGTTCGAAACCGAACATACAGCACTTAATCTTGATAATGTGTTGACCATGCTTCAGGCAACCAACGGTTCTGATGTAAGTACAGTGATCCGTGTTCCATGGAACGATAAAACCATGATTAAACGGGCACTGGATACGGGTCCTGATGGAATCATTATTCCATTGGTGAATACACGAGAGGAAGCCGAATATGCGGTTCGTGCTATGAAGTACCCACCCTGGGGAGAACGGGGCGCAGGCCTTTCACGGGCACAATGCTATGGACTTCATATGGGAGAATACCTTGAAACCGCAGATGAAGAAGTAATGACGATTCTCATGATCGAACACATTACAGCGGTTGAAAATATTGAAAATATCCTCAAGGTCAAAGGCGTAGACTCGGTTATGGTCGGAGCTCTTGACCTATCCGGAAGTATGGGAATACTTGGCCAAACCGGTGATCAGAGGGTAGAAGATGCTATACAGAAGGTATTGGCAGCTTGTAAAAATGATAGTAAACCCTGCGGTATCATCACAGTTTCCCCGGAACAAGCAAATCAGCGTATTGAGCAAGGGTTTACCAATATAATCCTGGGAATAGATGTGTTGTATCTCCACGGCGCAGTCCAAAGCGCCTTGGAACAGATTAAACGACCTTCGAATGTATGA